Proteins encoded together in one Impatiens glandulifera chromosome 1, dImpGla2.1, whole genome shotgun sequence window:
- the LOC124921150 gene encoding trafficking protein particle complex subunit 5 yields the protein MSKMMKGATSSPSPSGMYDVSKTKLKHQTLLQDYQKPQMVSLSAFAFLFSELVQYNQTQVDNIAELERRLEDAGYAVGARVLELFCHREKGNRRETRLLGILSFVHSTVWKVLFGKVADSLEKGTEHEDEYMISEKELLVNRFISIPKDMGTFNCGAFVAGIVRGVLDGAGFPAVVTAHFVPVEGQQRPRTTILIKFAEEVLRREARLG from the exons ATGTCTAAGATGATGAAAGGTGCAACTTCGAGTCCATCTCCAAGTGGGATGTATGATGTTTCCAAGACCAAGCTCAAGCATCAGACTCTCTTGCAGGATTATCAAAAGCCTCAGATG GTAAGTTTGAGTGCTTTTGCATTCTTGTTTTCAGAGCTTGTTCAGTACAATCAGACCCAGGTTGACAATATTGCAGAACTAGAGCGAAG GTTAGAGGATGCTGGCTATGCGGTTGGTGCAAGAGTTTTGGAACTCTTTTGTCATCGGGAGAAG gGAAACCGAAGAGAAACACGATTATTGGGGATTTTGTCATTTGTACACAGCACAGTTTGGAAAGTGTTGTTTGGAAAG gtAGCTGACTCACTGGAAAAGGGGACGGAACATGAAGATGAATACATGATCAGTGAGAAAGAGCTTCTTGTTAATAG ATTTATTTCAATACCCAAAGACATGGGTACATTCAATTGCGGTGCATTTGTCGCAGGAATTGTCAGG GGTGTTCTGGATGGTGCAGGATTCCCTGCAGTAGTTACGGCTCATTTTGTGCCAGTTGAGGGGCAGCAACGCCCTAGAACAACTATTTTGATTAAGTTTGCTGAAGAG GTTCTGAGAAGAGAAGCAAGGCTCGGCTGA
- the LOC124922090 gene encoding pentatricopeptide repeat-containing protein At3g49740, which yields MCLVGELNTEETLQSLCRRLRACSSSSQWLNWQRQQHRHLGFGIGTNGRSSRRRDDGLFEIIGNHGHDLYRLNSLLFELTRSNQFSLACKLFCHVHSSHHLRPDHYTLSTSLTASSKLHDTASTGIQLHAYSIKAGFKAYPHVANSLLSMYSKSEKLASVRMVFEEIKDPDVYSWTTLLSALTKFGQVEYACKLLDEMPQRRTAVWNSVITGCAKYGWKQIALDLFHKMHLIGICHDNYTFASILSLCSLETVGFGKQVHSLVIRTGFLDIPSVVNALLTMYFTSELVEDAFTVFHEVDFTIHDQITYNAMIAGLASMEREEEALKMFCQMQEMNLSPTEVTFVSIMSSCSDMETGHQIHSKSIISGLELSTSVANSAITMYSKWGDLDTAIAIFERLEGKDLVSWNAMIKIYAQMNSGRAVISTYLQMQNMGIRPDEFTFGSLLTSSESVPFIEKIQAIVIKNGLISIIEVSNALMSAFSRHNNINQAYGIFLISCRNLISWNIIINGFQLNGFPVLGINQFYVMLLSGLRPNVNTLSIILSICASISCSRQGKQVHAYILKHRFNSEASLSNALISMYAKGGVLDMSLKVFDSMTKRDVISWNSIIAAYAQHGEGLKAVNCFQLMQELDKVLPDSATFTSVLSACSHSGLVDDGIRIFNCMVNEFGHEPSIDQFSSVVDLLGRAGYLDQIENIINSGYIKVDPRTWWAIFSSCAIYGNIRLGRIAAGFLLKAESNDDSAIYVQLSNIYASAGLWEEAAYMRELMNTNMGLKQPGWSWIQ from the exons ATGTGTTTGGTGGGGGAACTCAATACTGAAGAAACTCTTCAATC TCTTTGCCGGCGATTGAGAGCATGTTCAAGCTCTTCTCAATGGCTGAATTGGCAGAGACAGCAACACCGTCACCTGGGATTTGGTATTGGTACCAATGGTCGGAGTAGTAGGAGGAG AGACGacggattatttgaaataattggAAATCACGGCCATGATCTCTACAGACTCAACTCCTTACTCTTCGAACTCACTCGTTCCAACCAGTTTTCCCTTGCCTGTAAACTCTTCTGTCATGTTCATTCCTCTCACCATCTTCGCCCGGATCACTACACACTCTCCACTTCCCTGACCGCCTCTTCAAAACTTCATGACACCGCCAGCACAGGTATTCAGCTCCATGCCTACTCTATCAAGGCGGGTTTCAAAGCCTATCCTCATGTTGCCAATTCTCTTCTCTCTATGTACTCGAAATCAGAGAAGTTGGCATCCGTGAGAATGGTTTTTGAAGAAATCAAAGACCCAGATGTTTATTCCTGGACTACCTTGTTGTCTGCATTGACGAAGTTTGGTCAAGTTGAATACGCCTGTAAGCTGCTTGATGAAATGCCTCAGAGAAGAACTGCTGTTTGGAATTCTGTAATTACTGGATGTGCCAAATATGGGTGGAAGCAGATTGCCCTTGATTTGTTTCATAAAATGCATTTGATTGGTATTTGTCATGATAATTATACTTTTGCTAGCATTTTGAGTTTGTGTAGTTTGGAAACAGTGGGTTTTGGTAAGCAGGTGCATTCTTTAGTCATCAGAACTGGCTTCTTAGACATACCTTCTGTGGTTAATGCACTTCTTACAATGTATTTTACCTCTGAACTCGTTGAAGATGCATTTACAGTTTTCCATGAAGTGGATTTCACCATTCATGATCAGATCACCTATAATGCGATGATAGCTGGTTTAGCAAGTATGGAAAGGGAAGAAGAAGCCCTGAAAATGTTCTGTCAGATGCAGGAAATGAATCTCAGTCCAACCGAGGTTACTTTTGTTAGTATTATGAGTTCATGTTCGGATATGGAAACTGGACATCAAATACATTCCAAATCAATTATTTCTGGCCTTGAATTGAGTACATCTGTAGCAAACTCCGCCATAACCATGTATTCTAAATGGGGAGACCTAGATACAGCCATTGCAATTTTCGAGAGACTGGAAGGGAAAGATTTAGTTTCCTGGAATGCCATGATTAAAATCTATGCTCAAATGAACTCGGGTAGAGCAGTTATCTCGACATACCTTCAAATGCAGAACATGGGAATTCGACCAGACGAATTCACCTTTGGAAGCCTGCTGACTAGCTCAGAATCAGTTCCATTTATCGAAAAAATTCAAGCTATCGTTATCAAGAACGGTCTTATATCGATAATAGAAGTTTCGAATGCACTAATGTCAGCATTCTCGAGGCACAACAACATAAATCAAGCATATGGTATATTTCTCATCTCTTGTAGAAATTTAATCTCATGGAATATAATAATCAATGGGTTTCAGCTAAACGGGTTTCCAGTTCTGGGAATCAATCAGTTTTATGTAATGTTATTGTCTGGATTGAGGCCGAACGTTAATACTCTTAGTATTATTCTGAGTATTTGCGCCAGCATTTCGTGTTCAAGACAAGGGAAGCAGGTTCACGCTTACATTTTGAAACACAGATTCAATTCCGAAGCATCTTTGTCGAATGCTTTAATCTCTATGTATGCAAAAGGCGGTGTTCTCGACATGTCTTTGAAAGTTTTTGATTCAATGACAAAAAGAGACGTGATCTCTTGGAATTCCATAATAGCTGCTTATGCACAACATGGAGAAGGATTGAAAGCAGTTAATTGCTTTCAGTTGATGCAAGAATTGGATAAGGTTCTACCGGATTCTGCTACTTTCACATCAGTTCTTTCAGCTTGCAGCCATTCAGGTTTAGTTGATGATGGTATAAGAATTTTTAACTGTATGGTAAATGAGTTTGGTCATGAACCGAGCATAGATCAGTTTTCTTCTGTGGTTGATCTGTTAGGTCGAGCTGGTTATCTTGACCAGATTGAGAATATTATAAATAGCGGTTATATTAAGGTGGATCCGAGGACATGGTGGGCAATTTTTAGTTCTTGTGCAATTTATGGTAATATTAGATTAGGAAGAATTGCGGCTGGTTTTCTGTTGAAGGCGGAAAGTAACGATGATTCGGCTATATATGTTCAGTTGTCAAATATATATGCTAGTGCAGGATTGTGGGAAGAAGCAGCTTATATGAGAGAACTAATGAATACAAATATGGGATTGAAGCAGCCTGGATGGAGTTGGATTCAATAA
- the LOC124921138 gene encoding uncharacterized protein LOC124921138, with protein sequence MTRRSGACLRCCLVVFAVVSALCVSGPALYWKFKKNMKLGVASPSCSPCICDCPPPLSLLKIAPGLANLSVVDCGGEDPEAKEEMGKQFVELLSEELKLQEAVREENSRHMNITLVEAKMAAMLYQKEAEKCNVATETCEQARERSEALLTKEKKITSLWEKRARKLGWEGEISLKQTH encoded by the exons atgacaAGGCGATCGGGCGCTTGCTTGAGGTGCTGTTTGGTGGTTTTCGCAGTGGTATCGGCCCTTTGCGTTTCTGGTCCGGCTCTGTACTGGAAATTCAAGAAGAACATGAAGCTAGGTGTCGCTTCTCCTTCTTGCAGTCCCTGCATCTGCGATTGTCCCCCTCCTCTTTCTCTTCTCAAGATTGCTCCTG GCCTGGCAAATCTCTCTGTTGTAG ATTGTGGAGGGGAGGATCCAGAAGCAAAGGAGGAAATGGGGAAGCAATTTGTGGAGCTTTTAAGTGAGGAGCTGAAGCTGCAAGAGGCGGTTAGGGAAGAGAACAGCCGTCACATGAACATAACTTTGGTGGAAGCAAAAATGGCGGCCATGCTATACCAGAAGGAGGCAGAGAAGTGTAATGTTGCCACTGAAACTTGTGAACAGGCCAGAGAGCGGTCAGAGGCATTGTTAACCAAGGAAAAGAAGATTACTTCCTTGTGGGAAAAAAGAGCCCGAAAACTCGGTTGGGAAGGAGAAATAAGCCTTAAGCAAACACACTGA
- the LOC124922099 gene encoding uncharacterized protein LOC124922099, translated as MSRRHDLVPLPRHKPRVGELAGGATADCAAIWCCCPCMTVNLLVLAVYKVPSAICRKAWRKQRSRMLKNKKKKMLAQKQQEDEDQEHEDEDEERNHRDNIHHHHRTTSLDEDQLDIDKLESSMRSKELTEEDIEFERQMWGQFKGTGFFRSHSQREM; from the coding sequence ATGTCGCGGCGGCACGATTTGGTTCCATTGCCTCGGCATAAGCCTCGGGTAGGGGAGTTAGCAGGCGGAGCAACAGCCGATTGTGCAGCGATCTGGTGTTGTTGTCCTTGCATGACGGTAAACCTTCTAGTACTCGCAGTTTATAAGGTTCCGTCAGCTATATGTAGGAAGGCTTGGAGAAAACAACGCAGTAGGATGctgaagaataagaagaagaagatgctggCACAAAAACAACAAGAGGATGAAGATCAAGAacatgaagatgaagatgaagaacggAATCATCGAGATAAtatccaccaccaccaccggaCGACGAGCTTGGATGAAGATCAACTGGACATTGATAAATTGGAATCAAGCATGAGAAGTAAAGAATTGACGGAGGAAGACATTGAATTTGAAAGACAAATGTGGGGACAATTCAAAGGAACTGGATTCTTTCGAAGCCATTCTCAGAGGGAGATGTAA